A region from the Leptospirillum ferriphilum ML-04 genome encodes:
- a CDS encoding NAD-dependent epimerase/dehydratase family protein yields the protein MRVLITGGNGYIGNALVDAFCRAGHQVSATTRDEKQRGKIERFGARAVTWNLADCRSLVPEIRQTDVLVHAAFEMKPEGAGRDREAVGFFLEELARTSGLRRFLYTSGVWVLGNTRDNVVGDNAVPEKSPEMVAWRPPIERIVLGSAAKGITPLVIRPGIVYGGAGGLTGFLMGTATREKGIPVIGSGHNRWSPVHRDDLADLYVRAAEQAPVASVLNGTDGSCPTVAMIAGALSEALGFEGRTTSLSPDEARRSWGSLADGLALDQCVPGDWAGRLLGWHPRHRSIVSEAEALVRSWKAAQSA from the coding sequence ATGCGCGTCTTGATTACGGGAGGAAACGGCTATATCGGTAACGCCCTTGTCGATGCCTTCTGCCGGGCTGGCCATCAGGTGTCCGCCACCACCCGGGACGAGAAACAGCGGGGAAAAATCGAACGGTTTGGCGCCCGGGCCGTGACATGGAACCTGGCGGACTGCCGTTCCCTGGTGCCGGAAATCCGTCAGACGGATGTCCTCGTGCATGCCGCCTTCGAGATGAAGCCCGAAGGAGCGGGGCGGGACCGGGAAGCGGTCGGATTCTTTCTGGAGGAACTCGCCCGCACGTCCGGTCTTCGCCGGTTTCTCTATACCAGCGGCGTCTGGGTTCTCGGAAATACGCGGGACAATGTAGTCGGGGACAACGCGGTTCCGGAGAAGTCTCCGGAGATGGTCGCCTGGAGACCGCCGATCGAACGGATAGTTCTGGGATCCGCAGCAAAGGGCATCACACCGCTCGTGATCCGTCCCGGGATCGTGTATGGGGGAGCGGGAGGACTGACCGGTTTTCTGATGGGAACCGCCACCCGGGAAAAGGGAATTCCTGTGATCGGGTCCGGACACAACCGCTGGTCTCCGGTGCATCGGGACGATCTCGCCGACCTGTATGTCCGTGCGGCGGAACAGGCTCCGGTTGCGAGTGTCCTGAACGGAACGGACGGCTCCTGCCCGACGGTGGCCATGATCGCCGGAGCGTTGAGTGAAGCTCTGGGATTCGAAGGCCGGACGACGTCTCTCTCCCCCGACGAGGCCAGACGATCCTGGGGAAGTCTGGCCGATGGCCTTGCGCTTGACCAGTGTGTGCCGGGAGACTGGGCCGGACGGCTACTTGGCTGGCATCCCCGGCATCGGTCGATCGTTTCAGAAGCGGAAGCGCTCGTGCGCTCCTGGAAGGCGGCGCAGTCTGCCTGA
- a CDS encoding glycosyltransferase family 1 protein, translating into MPFFDDTPSGGEDTTSFCLPHADVEGFDRLFRLALDLRWSWNHAADTLWRKLDPVLWELTHNPWALLQTISREKVERVLSDPSVREELDRLSEARRLADLEPGWFQRASSGSSLDHVAYFSMEFMLSEALPIYSGGLGNVAGDQLKAASDLGVPVVGIGLLYQQGYFHQSIDSDGNQTALFPYNEPGQLPISPVRKPNGEWVRFTIELGREKLWLRVWKARVGKVFLLLLDTNDLANTSSQRGITSELYGGNTTLRLQQEVVLGIGGWRCLDALGIEASVCHLNEGHAAFAILERARIFMKSYGVNFEEALAATRAGNLFTTHTAVPAGFDRFSPDLVLRFLGPYSGDHLGLSPETFLAMGRRNPSDPGEPFNMAYLALRGSGRANGVSRLHGEVSREIFSPLFPRWPLEEVPVGHVTNGVHVPSWDSAEADTLWTRFCRKDRWLGTLETMGEEVDQIPDADLWEFRNTSRKSLIEFVRHRCARGGLPSGKISRGPEELQNLLDPYVLTIGFSRRFATYKRPNLLLLDPERLIRLLNDPNRPLQLLIAGKAHPQDGAGQALVREWITFTKRPDVRGKAIFLVDYDMLLAERLVQGVDLWVNTPRRPWEACGTSGMKVLVNGGLNLSELDGWWAEAFDPKSGWAIGDGQDHGDDPAHDRAEADQLFDRLEREILPLFYDRDARGIPVGWVERMRESMGTLTPRFSANRAVREYTTSHYLPAAKAFRFRSENQASVAREIVRKVRLWEKGWNTLSFGEYSVTVQEGLHLFTVRIHPGILPPDSLKVELFAAPEGTKPAEHHPMEWVPENPLPKDQSEQKNADGWRTCRVQIPLLRPVGDYTPRILPFFEGLSVPLEAGWIAWQR; encoded by the coding sequence ATGCCGTTTTTTGACGACACTCCGTCCGGAGGGGAGGATACAACATCGTTTTGTCTTCCCCATGCGGATGTGGAGGGCTTTGACCGACTGTTCCGTCTGGCGCTGGACTTGCGCTGGTCCTGGAACCATGCGGCCGACACCCTCTGGCGGAAGCTCGATCCTGTTCTCTGGGAGCTGACCCACAACCCCTGGGCTCTTCTTCAGACCATTTCGCGGGAAAAAGTGGAGCGGGTTCTTTCCGATCCATCCGTCCGGGAGGAGCTGGACCGGCTTTCGGAGGCGCGCCGTCTTGCCGATCTTGAGCCCGGCTGGTTTCAGCGGGCTTCTTCCGGATCCTCTCTCGATCATGTGGCGTATTTCAGTATGGAGTTCATGCTGAGCGAAGCCCTTCCCATCTACTCGGGAGGTCTCGGAAACGTCGCCGGTGACCAGCTGAAGGCGGCAAGCGACCTCGGCGTCCCGGTTGTCGGCATCGGTCTTCTTTATCAGCAGGGGTATTTCCATCAGTCGATCGACTCCGACGGAAATCAAACCGCGCTTTTTCCCTACAATGAGCCCGGACAGTTGCCGATCTCTCCCGTGCGAAAACCCAACGGCGAATGGGTCCGCTTTACGATCGAGCTGGGCCGGGAGAAGCTTTGGCTGCGGGTCTGGAAGGCCAGGGTCGGAAAAGTGTTTCTGCTTCTCCTGGACACGAACGACCTGGCCAATACGTCTTCACAACGAGGAATCACAAGCGAACTCTATGGCGGAAACACGACCCTGAGACTTCAGCAAGAAGTTGTTCTCGGCATCGGCGGCTGGCGTTGTCTCGATGCTCTGGGGATCGAAGCCAGCGTCTGCCACCTGAACGAAGGTCACGCAGCCTTCGCTATTCTGGAGCGCGCCCGCATTTTCATGAAGTCTTATGGAGTCAACTTCGAGGAAGCCCTCGCAGCCACCCGGGCAGGCAACCTCTTTACAACGCACACGGCCGTTCCGGCGGGGTTCGACCGCTTCTCTCCGGATCTTGTCCTGCGCTTTCTTGGTCCCTATTCGGGAGACCATCTCGGTCTTTCCCCCGAAACATTTCTGGCCATGGGGCGCCGGAACCCCTCGGATCCCGGGGAACCGTTCAATATGGCCTATCTGGCCCTTCGGGGCTCCGGCCGGGCCAACGGAGTCAGCCGCCTTCACGGAGAGGTCAGCCGGGAAATCTTCTCCCCTCTTTTTCCTCGCTGGCCCCTCGAGGAAGTGCCGGTCGGTCATGTCACCAACGGCGTTCATGTGCCCAGCTGGGATTCGGCCGAAGCCGACACCCTCTGGACCCGGTTCTGCCGAAAAGACCGCTGGCTGGGAACGCTCGAAACAATGGGAGAGGAGGTGGATCAGATCCCGGACGCTGATCTTTGGGAATTCCGGAATACTTCCCGGAAAAGTCTGATCGAGTTTGTCCGGCACCGATGCGCCCGGGGCGGCCTTCCGTCGGGAAAAATCTCCCGGGGTCCGGAAGAACTCCAGAATCTTCTCGATCCGTATGTCCTGACGATCGGATTTTCCCGTCGTTTCGCAACCTACAAGCGTCCCAACCTCCTGCTTCTGGACCCCGAACGGTTGATCCGTCTCCTGAACGATCCCAACCGGCCTCTCCAGCTTCTGATCGCCGGAAAGGCCCATCCCCAGGACGGGGCCGGACAGGCGCTTGTCCGGGAGTGGATCACCTTCACCAAGAGGCCGGATGTCCGGGGAAAAGCCATTTTTCTGGTGGACTACGACATGCTGCTGGCCGAACGGCTGGTGCAGGGTGTCGACCTGTGGGTCAACACGCCCCGCCGCCCCTGGGAAGCCTGTGGAACGAGCGGCATGAAAGTGCTGGTGAACGGTGGCCTGAATCTTTCCGAACTGGACGGATGGTGGGCGGAAGCATTTGATCCAAAATCCGGATGGGCGATCGGGGACGGGCAAGATCATGGTGACGATCCGGCCCATGATCGTGCCGAGGCCGACCAGCTTTTCGACCGGCTGGAACGGGAAATCCTCCCGCTCTTCTATGATCGTGATGCCCGGGGGATCCCGGTTGGATGGGTGGAACGGATGCGGGAGAGCATGGGAACCCTCACGCCCCGTTTTTCGGCCAACCGGGCGGTTCGGGAGTACACGACGTCCCATTATCTCCCCGCGGCAAAGGCCTTTCGGTTCCGGAGTGAAAACCAGGCCTCCGTCGCGCGGGAAATCGTCCGGAAGGTCCGACTCTGGGAGAAAGGCTGGAACACGCTCTCTTTCGGAGAATACTCCGTGACCGTCCAGGAAGGCCTACATCTTTTCACCGTCCGGATCCACCCGGGAATTCTGCCTCCGGACAGTCTGAAAGTCGAGCTCTTTGCTGCGCCGGAAGGAACAAAACCGGCCGAGCACCATCCCATGGAATGGGTGCCGGAGAATCCCCTTCCGAAGGACCAGAGCGAACAAAAGAACGCCGACGGATGGAGAACCTGTCGGGTCCAAATTCCTCTTCTCCGTCCTGTGGGGGACTATACGCCCCGGATCCTGCCCTTCTTCGAGGGGTTGTCCGTTCCTCTGGAAGCGGGATGGATTGCCTGGCAGCGATGA
- the pgm gene encoding phosphoglucomutase (alpha-D-glucose-1,6-bisphosphate-dependent) — MPSSPLAGTFPSPDCLVDIPRLVSAYFSVKPDPFDPAQRIAFGTSGHRGSALSGSFNEDHILAVTQAICTYRKNHGIDGPLHLGFDTHALSWPAFISALEVLTANGVTVRIAQNDEYTPTPVISHAILTYNRGRTSGLSDGIVITPSHNPPKDGGFKYNPPHGGPAGSDITGDIEKAANRLLESALSGVSRIPFERALSSPLTHRHDFVTPYVTDLGTILDMEILSGSRIRMGVNPLGGAGVHYWGRIAEHYRLDLTVVNPDVDPTFRFMTLDKDGEIRMDPSSPDAMRGFLETAGNFDIAFACDTDHDRHGIVTRSAGLLPPNHYLSVMIDFLFRTRGAWKADVRVGKTLVSSQMIDRVARALGRNVQEVPVGFKWFVDGLLSGDLGFAGEESAGASFLRRDGTVWTTDKDAIVPSLLAAEILARDGRDPGACYRDLVARFGDPVYRRIDAPATPEEKTRLQKLSPENVKTRYLAGDPVLEILTRAPGNGAEIGGIKVTTENGWFAARPSGTENIYKIYAESFRGKDHLETLLAEARELVSQTLSG; from the coding sequence ATGCCATCCTCCCCGCTCGCCGGCACCTTCCCCTCTCCCGATTGCCTGGTGGACATTCCCCGACTGGTCAGCGCCTATTTTTCGGTCAAGCCGGATCCTTTCGACCCTGCGCAGAGGATTGCTTTCGGAACCTCCGGCCACCGGGGGTCCGCTCTTTCGGGAAGCTTCAACGAAGATCACATCCTGGCGGTCACCCAGGCCATCTGTACGTATCGAAAAAACCACGGGATCGACGGTCCCCTTCATCTGGGATTCGATACCCATGCCCTGTCCTGGCCGGCCTTTATCTCCGCACTGGAGGTGTTGACGGCCAACGGGGTCACTGTCCGCATCGCCCAGAACGACGAATACACGCCGACGCCGGTGATCAGTCATGCCATTCTGACCTATAACCGGGGTCGGACATCGGGTCTGTCCGACGGCATCGTCATCACGCCGTCCCACAACCCCCCGAAAGACGGAGGCTTCAAATACAACCCTCCGCACGGCGGTCCCGCCGGATCCGACATCACCGGAGACATCGAAAAAGCGGCCAACCGGCTTCTCGAAAGCGCGCTTTCGGGCGTTTCGCGCATTCCTTTTGAACGGGCCCTTTCTTCGCCGTTGACCCACCGTCACGACTTCGTCACCCCGTATGTGACGGATCTGGGGACAATCCTCGACATGGAGATCCTGTCCGGCTCCCGGATCCGGATGGGTGTCAACCCTCTGGGGGGCGCCGGAGTCCATTACTGGGGGCGGATTGCCGAGCACTATCGGCTCGACCTGACGGTGGTCAATCCGGACGTCGATCCGACCTTCCGGTTCATGACGCTCGACAAGGACGGAGAGATCCGGATGGACCCCTCTTCTCCCGACGCGATGAGAGGATTTCTCGAAACCGCCGGGAATTTCGACATCGCGTTTGCCTGCGATACGGATCATGACCGGCACGGCATCGTGACCCGGTCGGCGGGTCTTCTGCCTCCGAACCACTACCTGTCGGTCATGATCGACTTTCTCTTCCGGACACGGGGGGCCTGGAAAGCGGATGTGCGTGTGGGAAAGACACTGGTATCGAGTCAGATGATCGACCGGGTTGCCCGGGCCCTCGGACGGAACGTCCAGGAAGTCCCGGTCGGTTTCAAGTGGTTCGTGGACGGTCTCCTCTCCGGTGATCTGGGATTTGCCGGTGAAGAAAGCGCCGGGGCTTCTTTTCTTCGCCGGGACGGGACTGTCTGGACCACGGACAAGGATGCGATCGTCCCGTCTCTCCTGGCGGCGGAGATATTGGCCCGGGACGGCCGGGACCCCGGCGCCTGCTACCGGGACCTGGTTGCCCGCTTCGGGGATCCGGTGTACCGCCGGATCGACGCCCCGGCCACTCCGGAGGAAAAGACCAGACTTCAGAAGCTGTCTCCCGAGAATGTCAAAACCAGGTATCTGGCCGGGGACCCCGTCCTGGAAATCCTGACCCGAGCACCCGGAAACGGCGCGGAGATCGGCGGCATCAAGGTCACAACCGAAAACGGATGGTTCGCGGCCCGGCCCTCCGGGACGGAAAACATTTACAAGATCTATGCGGAGAGCTTCCGGGGTAAAGACCATCTGGAGACTCTTCTCGCTGAAGCCCGGGAACTGGTCTCGCAGACTCTTTCCGGGTAA
- a CDS encoding IS256 family transposase yields the protein MMMERTSLSEETLQNQEVSFPSCLRTEVEKFLEQALETECSRVLKKWGSLKDRNGHQAIVRNGFYPNRTIRTGIGNVNVRIPRVRDRIHSGVEFHSALLHPYLRKCRSLDVLIPLLYLKRRMGRECQPILRAFLEKEIFENSSRQFSRMQEVLMTLHRHVRNAPILEDYPFLWIDGVPSKNPDNADKLFLLVILGETSRGERKILRFESAFRNSRETWDELLKDMKDKGLLSPLLVIGREDLGFWPSIRTIFPLTRRQFCWRQKEKIVLENLRQEDRGLVKNRLREIWQGQSRMEAEKRFRRFLGTYRGSCPEGMAGLEKDREALLEFFHFPAEHWPNIRDTGCVYLPDLEAVRSPMEHSCLF from the coding sequence ATGATGATGGAAAGAACGTCTTTGTCGGAGGAAACTCTCCAGAATCAGGAAGTCTCTTTTCCCTCCTGTCTTCGCACCGAAGTAGAGAAGTTTCTGGAACAGGCTCTTGAAACGGAATGTTCCAGGGTTCTGAAAAAATGGGGTTCTCTGAAGGATCGGAACGGTCATCAGGCGATCGTCCGGAACGGATTCTATCCCAATCGGACGATCCGAACAGGAATTGGAAACGTGAATGTTCGCATTCCCAGAGTCCGGGACAGAATTCATTCCGGGGTGGAGTTCCATTCGGCTCTTCTCCACCCATATTTGCGAAAATGTCGTTCTCTCGATGTTCTGATCCCTCTTCTGTATCTCAAAAGGAGGATGGGGAGGGAATGCCAACCCATCCTCAGGGCCTTTCTGGAAAAGGAAATCTTCGAAAATTCGAGCCGTCAGTTCAGTCGGATGCAAGAAGTGCTCATGACCCTCCATCGGCATGTCAGAAACGCTCCCATTCTCGAAGATTACCCGTTTCTCTGGATTGACGGGGTCCCCTCAAAGAACCCGGACAATGCGGACAAGCTGTTTCTTTTGGTCATTCTGGGGGAAACCTCCCGGGGAGAAAGGAAGATCCTTCGATTTGAGAGTGCGTTTCGGAATTCCCGGGAAACTTGGGATGAGCTCTTGAAGGACATGAAAGACAAGGGACTTCTGTCGCCCCTGCTGGTCATCGGCAGAGAGGATCTCGGGTTCTGGCCCTCCATCCGGACAATCTTTCCGTTGACCCGCAGACAGTTCTGCTGGAGGCAAAAAGAAAAGATCGTTCTGGAAAATCTTCGGCAGGAAGATCGGGGACTGGTCAAAAATCGTCTCCGGGAAATCTGGCAGGGCCAAAGTCGCATGGAAGCGGAAAAACGATTTCGGAGATTTCTCGGAACGTACAGGGGAAGCTGTCCGGAAGGGATGGCGGGTCTGGAGAAAGACCGGGAGGCTTTGCTGGAGTTCTTCCATTTTCCGGCAGAGCACTGGCCAAACATTCGAGATACCGGCTGCGTCTATCTTCCTGACCTGGAGGCGGTTCGCTCACCCATGGAGCACTCCTGCCTGTTCTAA
- a CDS encoding cbb3-type cytochrome c oxidase subunit I, whose product MRSKKIPDGTASKTMFFSSILWLAIGTTLGFVTSLKLAYPDILAGTPYLNFGHIRPVHVMTVSFMWISMAFGAAILYMTPLLCGTKLWSERLGIFNAWMWNLGGFIADVGLDLGFESGREYSDFIWPVDVYVMAFILAPLALNLYMTILQRKVKGIYPTLWIFMACLLYFPTEYSLSQSVEIFHVTGLNEALLTWWSAHNLFGLWITPMSMAVAYYMVPKLTGNPLYSHKLAHLNFWSQFAFYSTPGAHHLMGAPIPEWLKSFASVSGVLILVPSMAFLANILLTMYGKWRLFVEVPALRWVATGTLFAIPLNFQGGFQQTRAINWYIHGTHWIVAHAHLGILGFSTFVEIGGTYYGIERLLRKKFNPTLELWHYWLTSIGFIIFWTSLTAAGLIQAAAKVYEVPYIDSVVATHPYMVARSWGGFLIITGQWIFLYNAYRTATSPSTVSTTPVAEGAVST is encoded by the coding sequence ATGAGGAGCAAGAAAATCCCGGACGGGACGGCATCCAAAACCATGTTTTTCTCATCCATTCTCTGGTTGGCAATCGGTACGACGCTGGGGTTTGTGACCTCGCTGAAGCTCGCGTACCCCGACATTCTGGCCGGAACGCCCTACCTGAACTTTGGGCACATCCGGCCCGTTCATGTGATGACCGTGTCCTTCATGTGGATCTCCATGGCGTTCGGGGCGGCCATTCTTTACATGACCCCACTTTTGTGTGGAACAAAACTTTGGAGTGAACGGCTCGGAATTTTCAACGCCTGGATGTGGAACCTGGGAGGTTTCATCGCCGATGTGGGTCTGGATCTCGGGTTCGAATCCGGTCGGGAATACTCCGACTTCATCTGGCCGGTGGATGTGTATGTCATGGCGTTCATCCTGGCTCCGCTTGCCCTGAACCTCTACATGACGATTCTCCAACGGAAGGTGAAGGGGATCTATCCGACACTCTGGATTTTCATGGCCTGTCTCCTCTATTTTCCGACGGAGTATTCTTTGTCCCAGTCCGTGGAGATCTTTCATGTGACCGGTCTCAACGAAGCTCTCCTGACCTGGTGGTCCGCGCACAACCTCTTCGGTCTCTGGATTACGCCGATGTCGATGGCCGTGGCCTACTATATGGTTCCCAAGCTCACCGGGAACCCTCTGTACAGCCACAAGCTTGCCCATCTCAACTTCTGGTCCCAGTTCGCATTCTACTCCACGCCGGGAGCCCATCATCTCATGGGGGCGCCAATTCCCGAATGGCTCAAATCCTTTGCTTCCGTGTCCGGCGTGCTGATCCTGGTGCCGTCCATGGCTTTTCTGGCCAACATTCTGCTGACGATGTACGGAAAATGGCGTCTGTTCGTGGAAGTGCCCGCTTTACGCTGGGTGGCCACGGGAACGCTGTTTGCCATCCCCCTGAACTTCCAGGGCGGTTTCCAGCAGACCCGCGCCATCAACTGGTATATCCACGGAACACACTGGATTGTGGCCCATGCCCATCTGGGGATTCTCGGCTTTTCCACCTTCGTGGAAATCGGTGGAACGTATTACGGTATTGAGCGGCTTCTGCGGAAGAAGTTCAACCCGACACTGGAACTGTGGCACTATTGGCTGACCTCCATCGGATTCATCATCTTCTGGACGAGTCTGACAGCCGCCGGTTTGATTCAGGCCGCAGCGAAGGTGTACGAAGTGCCGTACATCGACTCCGTGGTGGCAACGCATCCTTACATGGTCGCCCGGTCCTGGGGCGGATTCCTGATCATCACCGGTCAGTGGATCTTCCTCTACAATGCCTATCGAACAGCCACATCACCGTCCACGGTCTCGACGACGCCCGTTGCGGAAGGAGCGGTCAGCACATAA
- a CDS encoding MFS transporter, which translates to MPLDEHSVQAVQASRWFQSPWMVLVTVLLGTSMPLADTTSMNVGRFFITRALDSDPNEARWLGGGYSLFVAIGIPLSHRLLSFFPPRTLYTLATLAFMTGSVISMNAHFMPGMMLGRSLQGIAGGILLPLSVTLLTASFPEEKRATGLLLFSLGNALAVSLGPTLGGDLVDFAGWRWTMGIHLPLGFATLLLVQLTLEDHTIEDLRRFDMPGWLLFGVSSFFLVYALMEGERFGWHSHFIFMNFLLFLVMFFSYFLWAALFSDPIFPLELFSYPGFVLLSAINLFRSISVFGRLYLLPLFLEDFYHFQAHQAGHLIMTGALVELLIPVLGTLVSTHGKLPWLTISVGTFFLGLANVAYVKLPVDAYPFFEVLLPNLVFGIGMAMVQVSITPLVQSTLPSRLFRNGNVTQLTIMFLGGTLGTVLARHFLNDLVPVFLTQRSFSPLTGRGTGGQATIEYLSREYSYNMDFWIMGIIALLASALAFWGLLLHVGPRLLPPPVEAPGTTRSKHSPED; encoded by the coding sequence GTGCCTCTTGATGAACATTCTGTCCAGGCTGTCCAGGCCAGCCGTTGGTTTCAATCCCCATGGATGGTGCTCGTGACCGTCCTGTTGGGGACAAGCATGCCTCTGGCGGACACCACGAGCATGAATGTCGGACGGTTCTTCATTACGCGTGCGCTGGATTCCGATCCAAATGAAGCACGCTGGCTTGGTGGAGGATACAGCCTGTTCGTGGCCATCGGTATCCCTTTGTCCCACCGCCTGCTCAGCTTCTTTCCCCCAAGAACGCTCTATACGCTCGCCACCCTGGCATTCATGACCGGATCCGTCATCTCCATGAATGCCCACTTCATGCCGGGCATGATGCTCGGAAGGTCCCTTCAGGGAATTGCAGGAGGGATTCTTCTTCCGTTGTCGGTGACATTGTTGACAGCCTCCTTTCCGGAAGAAAAGCGGGCCACGGGACTCCTTCTGTTTTCGTTGGGAAATGCGCTCGCCGTCTCTCTCGGGCCGACGCTGGGCGGTGATCTGGTGGATTTCGCCGGATGGCGATGGACGATGGGAATTCATCTTCCGCTGGGATTTGCGACTCTTCTCCTCGTCCAATTAACACTGGAAGATCACACGATTGAGGATCTCCGCCGGTTCGATATGCCGGGGTGGCTTCTGTTCGGGGTCTCCTCCTTTTTTCTCGTCTATGCGCTCATGGAAGGGGAGAGATTTGGCTGGCACAGCCATTTCATTTTTATGAACTTTCTCCTTTTTCTTGTGATGTTCTTCTCCTACTTTCTCTGGGCGGCCCTGTTTTCCGATCCTATTTTTCCCCTTGAACTTTTTTCCTATCCGGGGTTCGTTCTTCTTTCGGCCATCAACCTTTTCCGTTCGATCTCGGTGTTCGGAAGGCTTTATCTTCTCCCTCTCTTTCTGGAAGATTTTTATCATTTTCAGGCGCACCAGGCCGGTCACCTGATCATGACGGGGGCTCTTGTCGAGCTTCTCATTCCTGTCCTGGGAACGCTGGTTTCAACCCATGGCAAACTTCCCTGGCTCACCATCAGTGTCGGAACATTTTTCCTGGGACTGGCCAATGTCGCCTATGTGAAATTGCCGGTCGACGCTTATCCATTCTTTGAAGTCCTGCTTCCCAATCTGGTCTTCGGTATTGGTATGGCCATGGTCCAGGTCTCCATCACCCCCCTCGTTCAATCCACCCTGCCGTCGAGGCTTTTCCGGAACGGAAATGTGACGCAGCTGACCATCATGTTTTTGGGAGGAACACTGGGAACCGTTCTGGCCAGACATTTTCTGAACGATCTGGTGCCGGTTTTTTTGACCCAGAGATCCTTTTCTCCTTTGACGGGAAGGGGAACGGGCGGGCAGGCGACGATCGAATATTTGTCCCGGGAATACTCCTACAACATGGATTTCTGGATCATGGGGATCATCGCCCTCCTTGCTTCGGCGCTCGCTTTTTGGGGGCTCCTCCTGCATGTTGGGCCCCGGCTCCTCCCACCTCCTGTAGAAGCGCCAGGCACAACCCGCTCAAAACATTCACCGGAGGATTGA
- the ettA gene encoding energy-dependent translational throttle protein EttA: protein MAQYIFTMNRVGKVVPPKRHILKDISLSFLPGAKIGVLGLNGAGKSTLLRIMAGVDTDFLGEAIPQPGIKIGYLPQEPFLDPEADVRSVVEEGLGDAFSAHRRLEEIYAAYAEPDADFDALAKEQEKLEKILATTDGHNLEQKMEIAADALRIPPWEAKIAHLSGGEKRRVALCRLLLSAPDMLLLDEPTNHLDAESVEWLEHFLQSFPGTVVAVTHDRYFLDNVAEWILELDRGQGLPWKGNYSSWLEQKEARLALESKQESAHMRAMKQELEWVRQSAKGRQAKSKARLSRFAELSNTSWQERSETQEIFIPVGDRLGDQVIDFEGVSKAFGDRLLYEDLSFSIPPGAIVGIIGPNGAGKSTLFRLIARQEKPDTGTVRVGSSVRIAMVDQSRDALDPRKTVLQEVAGDSDVLTVGKYETSARAYIGRFNFKGPDQQKLVGNLSGGERGRLHLAKTLMSGGNTLLLDEPSNDLDVETLRALEVALLGFAGTVLVISHDRWFLDRIATHILAFEGDSWVTFFSGNYQEYEEDKKNRLGAQAMAPKRIRYKPVHR from the coding sequence ATGGCCCAGTATATTTTCACCATGAATCGCGTCGGAAAGGTCGTTCCCCCGAAACGGCATATTCTGAAGGACATTTCCCTCAGCTTCCTTCCCGGGGCCAAGATCGGCGTCCTGGGACTGAACGGCGCCGGGAAGTCCACCCTGCTCCGGATCATGGCGGGCGTGGACACGGACTTTCTGGGAGAAGCCATTCCCCAGCCCGGCATCAAGATCGGTTATCTTCCGCAGGAGCCTTTTCTGGACCCCGAGGCCGATGTTCGTTCCGTCGTGGAGGAAGGCCTGGGAGACGCGTTTTCGGCCCATCGCCGGCTGGAAGAGATTTATGCCGCCTACGCCGAACCCGATGCGGACTTCGATGCCTTGGCCAAAGAACAGGAAAAACTTGAAAAGATTCTGGCGACCACCGACGGCCACAATCTGGAACAGAAAATGGAGATCGCCGCGGACGCTCTCCGGATTCCGCCGTGGGAGGCGAAAATCGCGCATCTTTCGGGAGGGGAAAAGCGCCGTGTGGCGCTTTGCCGCCTTCTTCTCTCCGCTCCGGACATGCTTCTCCTGGATGAACCCACCAACCACCTGGATGCCGAATCGGTGGAATGGCTGGAACACTTTCTCCAGTCGTTTCCGGGCACTGTTGTGGCGGTCACTCACGACCGGTATTTTCTCGACAACGTCGCCGAATGGATCCTGGAACTCGACCGGGGCCAAGGGCTTCCCTGGAAGGGGAACTACAGTTCCTGGCTCGAACAGAAGGAAGCGCGCCTGGCACTTGAGTCCAAGCAGGAGTCAGCCCATATGCGCGCCATGAAGCAGGAGCTCGAATGGGTCCGGCAGAGCGCGAAAGGTCGCCAGGCGAAATCGAAGGCGCGCCTGTCCCGTTTCGCGGAACTGTCCAATACGAGCTGGCAGGAGCGCAGTGAAACCCAGGAAATCTTCATTCCGGTCGGCGATCGCCTCGGAGATCAGGTGATCGATTTCGAGGGAGTTTCGAAGGCTTTTGGAGATCGCCTGCTTTATGAAGACTTGTCGTTTTCGATCCCCCCGGGAGCCATCGTGGGGATCATCGGTCCGAACGGCGCCGGGAAATCGACCCTGTTCCGGCTGATTGCGCGTCAGGAGAAGCCCGATACCGGAACGGTCCGTGTCGGATCGTCCGTCCGGATCGCCATGGTCGACCAGTCCCGGGACGCCCTGGATCCAAGGAAGACGGTCCTCCAGGAAGTCGCGGGAGATTCGGACGTCCTGACCGTCGGAAAGTATGAAACGTCCGCCCGGGCTTACATCGGACGGTTCAACTTCAAGGGACCGGATCAGCAGAAACTCGTCGGGAACTTGTCCGGAGGCGAGAGAGGCCGGCTGCATCTGGCAAAAACATTGATGTCGGGTGGAAACACCCTTCTTCTGGACGAACCGTCGAATGATCTCGACGTCGAAACGCTGCGGGCGCTCGAAGTCGCCCTGCTCGGTTTTGCCGGCACGGTGCTGGTGATCTCGCACGACCGGTGGTTTCTGGACCGGATCGCGACCCACATCCTTGCCTTCGAAGGGGATTCCTGGGTGACCTTCTTTTCCGGAAACTATCAGGAATACGAAGAAGACAAGAAGAACCGGCTGGGTGCCCAGGCCATGGCCCCGAAGCGGATCCGGTACAAGCCTGTGCACCGGTGA